The following coding sequences are from one Eucalyptus grandis isolate ANBG69807.140 chromosome 11, ASM1654582v1, whole genome shotgun sequence window:
- the LOC104426609 gene encoding histone H1, which produces MATEEPLPAVEPAPDAAVPEAADENPAPKAGKSKKAKEPKAKKPAAAKKPRNPPSHPPYEEMIKDAIATLKEKSGSSQYAIAKFNEEKHKQLPPNFRKLLLFHLKKLVGSGKITKVKGSFKLPPGKSSAAAAAAVAAPKPAAVAKKPAKSKAAAKPKAKAKAPAKPKETKSAKPAAKATAKPKAAAKPKPKAPAAKPKASAAAAKSKAAKPKPKPAAAAKPKPSAPKAKAPAKPKPKEKPAKASRTSARTSPGKKVAPPKKAPAAKKTSAKTVKPKSVKSPTRKPSARKAKK; this is translated from the exons ATGGCGACCGAGGAGCCGTTGCCGGCGGTGGAGCCGGCGCCCGACGCGGCGGTCCCGGAGGCGGCGGACGAGAACCCGGCGCCGAAGGCCGGGAAGTCGAAGAAGGCCAAGGAGCCCAAGGCCAAGAAGCCCGCCGCCGCCAAGAAGCCGCGCAATCCCCCCTCCCATCCCCCGTACGAAGAG ATGATCAAGGACGCGATCGCGACGTTGAAGGAGAAGTCCGGCTCGAGCCAGTACGCCATCGCCAAGTTTAACGAGGAGAAGCACAAGCAGCTGCCGCCTAACTTTAGGAAGCTGTTGCTCTTCCATTTGAAGAAGCTCGTCGGCTCCGGCAAGATCACCAAGGTCAAGGGCTCGTTCAAGCTCCCTCCAGGGAaatcgtcggcggcggcggcggcggcggtggccgcTCCCAAGCCTGCTGCCGTGGCTAAGAAGCCAGCGAAGTCGAAGGCTGCTGCGAAACCGAAGGCGAAGGCGAAGGCCCCTGCTAAGCCCAAGGAGACGAAGTCGGCCAAGCCTGCTGCGAAGGCCACGGCGAAGCCTAAGGCAGCTGCAAAGCCGAAGCCCAAGGCCCCCGCGGCTAAGCCCAAGGCTTCCGCCGCAGCTGCCAAGTCGAAGGCGGCTAAGCCAAAGCCTAAGCCTGCGGCTGCTGCCAAGCCGAAGCCATCTGCCCCGAAGGCCAAGGCTCCGGCCAAGCCGAAACCCAAGGAGAAGCCGGCGAAGGCTTCGAGGACCTCCGCGAGGACCTCGCCGGGGAAGAAGGTGGCGCCTCCTAAGAAGGCCCCGGCGGCAAAGAAGACGTCGGCCAAGACCGTCAAGCCGAAGAGCGTCAAGTCGCCCACGAGGAAGCCGTCGGCACGGAAGGCGAAGAAGTGA
- the LOC104426610 gene encoding uncharacterized protein LOC104426610 has protein sequence MQRDYNGRPTFSQIIVASSIGLIIAAAMHYKLRRLRDRKIAPRLRLSDSGRVIKLEKFSHYVARQMGFSDRRECPQLCKLAAEYITKCEGFEDDIYTFFSGEPDADSLFVKLVEELERCILSYFAFHWSHAEIMISQVMLKYSISLFRIAPFQVLSCDAEPKKKLRDIVMKATRQQRFETVTKNLKVARVFTTLVEEMKAIRASSDDYECTDVMAPVAHCDRSPVLLFMGGGMGAGKSTVLKDILKEPFWAGAAGNAVIIEADAFKESDVIYRALSSRGHVDMLQTAELVHQSSTDAASSLLVTALNEGRDVIMDGTLSWVPFVVQTITMARNVHRHRYRMGVGYRKGEDGSVTENYWERIEEEEQEQVGGKKRKPYRIELVGVVCDAYLAVIRGIRRAIMCRRAVRVKSQLRSHKRFATAFLTYCQLVDNARLYCTNALEGPPKLIGWKDRDKTLLVDPEEISCLETVGRLNEEADSINELYRRPNPACEAGSVWKDIVLSPSRINIQQELKYSIQKVERSK, from the exons ATGCAGAGAG ACTATAATGGCAGACCCACCTTCTCGCAGATCATCGTGGCGTCTTCAATAGGGTTGATCATCGCCGCAGCCATGCATTACAAGCTACGCAGGCTGAGAGACCGGAAAATAGCCCCGCGCCTACGGTTGTCCGACTCCGGCAGGGTCATAAAGCTTGAAAAGTTCTCCCATTATGTAG CGAGGCAAATGGGATTCAGCGACAGAAGAGAATGCCCACAGCTATGCAAATTAGCTGCTGAATACATCACGAAGTGTGAAGGTTTCGAGGATGACATCTACACTTTCTTCTCGGGTGAGCCGGATGCAGATTCGCTCTTTGTGAAGCTTGTGGAAGAGCTTGAGAGGTGCATCCTCAGCTACTTTGCATTCCACTGGAGCCACGCTGAGATTATGATCAGTCAGGT GATGTTAAAATATAGCATAAGTCTCTTTCGGATTGCACCCTTTCAGGTCTTAAGTTGTGATGCCGAGCCGAAGAAGAAGTTAAGGGACATCGTCATGAAGGCAACCAG ACAACAAAGATTCGAGACTGTGACGAAAAACCTAAAAGTGGCTAGAGTTTTCACAACATTAGTGGAGGAGATGAAGGCAATCAGGGCATCAAGTGATGACTATGAGTGCACCGATGTAATGGCTCCGGTGGCTCACTGCGATCGGAGTCCAGTCCTCCTCTTCATGGGTGGAGGGATGGGAGCAGGAAAGAGCACTGTTCTGAAGGACATTCTGAAAGA ACCATTCTGGGCAGGAGCGGCGGGGAATGCAGTAATCATCGAGGCAGATGCCTTCAAAGAATCTGATGTCATTTATAGAGCCCTTAGCTCCAGAGGTCATGTTGACATGCTGCAAACTGCTGAACTA GTGCACCAATCATCTACTGATGCAGCATCGTCATTACTCGTCACAGCACTAAATGAAGGACGAGATGTGATCATGGATGGCACGCTTTCCTGGGTGCCATTTGTTGTGCAGACAATAACAATGGCTAGAAACGTCCACCGCCATCGTTATCGCATGGGTGTTGGCTATCGGAAAGGAGAAGATGGGTCAGTGACCGAAAACTACTGGGAACGtattgaggaagaagaacaggaacaagttgggggaaagaagagaaaaccatACCGGATAGAGCTAGTTGGAGTTGTTTGTGATGCTTATTTGGCAGTTATCAGAGGAATAAG GAGAGCAATCATGTGCAGAAGAGCCGTGAGGGTGAAATCTCAGTTAAGATCACACAAAAGATTTGCAACTGCATTTTTGACTTACTGTCAACTAGTGGATAATGCTAGGCTATATTGTACTAATGCTCTAGAAGGCCCTCCAAAG TTGATAGGATGGAAAGACAGAGACAAGACATTGTTGGTCGATCCAGAGGAAATAAGCTGTTTGGAAACAGTTGGCAGATTGAACGAAGAGGCAGACTCCATAAATGAGCTCTACAGACGACCAAACCCAGCTTGTGAGGCTGGTTCAGTTTGGAAAGACATTGTACTATCACCTTCGAGGATAAACATACAGCAGGAGCTGAAGTATTCAATCCAGAAAGTTGAGAGATCGAAGTGA
- the LOC104426611 gene encoding pentatricopeptide repeat-containing protein At1g12775, mitochondrial: MIPVQLGNSGEHFRLQSIRRSAAMASKALRSSSSPVSASEGKLSSLFTYPRRRNPRSREPRQEPAVEISPPPPPPPQKSELSDRNTTQEDRTRLALFLETKCKSGDFTVGEALHHFDRMVSMRPAPPASSFRLLLGALAKNSHCSAVISLRAKLESAWLLSDYIVLNILLNCCCNARRVADGFAVLGAMFRRGHCPNTVSYTQLVKGLCLEHKIGEAVGLFMKMFRSGRRPNIVTYGTLISGLCKSGNTSMALKLHRDMMGSNGEDGVLCKPNLVCYSAIIDGLCKDGLLEEARGLFLEMKLSGILPDVVVYSSLIHGLCSIGQCKEATVLLNEMVDKRISPNTITFNSLIEVLCREGKLKEAENVLKVMIDRGVEPDSYTYNTIMCGLCFAGQIDEARELLVQMVSKGCLIDAVSYNVLINGYFNQGSTEEAICMYKEMIDEGIKPTVVTFNTLMKGFSRKGILKLHGTYSTGYRRMG, encoded by the exons atgATTCCAGTTCAATTGGGCAACTCTGGAGAACACTTTCGCCTTCAAAGCATTCGTCGCTCAGCAGCCATGGCTTCCAAGGCTCTGCGCTCTTCTTCATCCCCTGTTTCCGCTTCAGAAGGTaagctctcctctctcttcacATACCCACGTCGGCGAAATCCCAGAAGCCGCGAACCCCGGCAAGAACCCGCCGTTGAaatctcgccgccgccgccgccgccgccgcaaaAATCCGAACTTTCGGACCGCAACACCACCCAAGAAGACCGAACTCGACTGGCCCTTTTCCTCGAAACGAAGTGCAAGTCGGGGGACTTCACCGTGGGCGAAGCGCTCCACCATTTCGACCGCATGGTGTCCATGCGGCCCGCCCCTCCCGCTTCGTCGTTTCGCTTGTTGTTGGGTGCGCTGGCTAAGAATAGCCATTGCTCTGCCGTGATTTCGCTTCGCGCGAAGCTGGAATCTGCCTGGTTGTTGTCCGATTATATTGTGCTCAACATCTTGTTGAATTGCTGCTGCAACGCGAGGCGGGTCGCCGATGGTTTCGCGGTTTTGGGGGCCATGTTTCGGAGAGGCCATTGCCCGAACACTGTCAGTTACACTCAGTTGGTGAAGGGGTTGTGCTTGGAACATAAAATCGGCGAGGCGGTTGGgttgtttatgaaaatgtttcGCTCGGGTCGCAGGCCTAATATTGTTACGTATGGAACGTTGATTAGTGGGTTATGTAAGAGTGGTAATACGAGCATGGCGCTCAAGTTACATCGAGACATGATGGGTAGCAATGGCGAGGATGGTGTCCTCTGCAAGCCTAATCTAGTTTGTTATAGTGCCATCATCGATGGACTTTGCAAAGATGGGTTGTTAGAAGAGGCTAGAGGACTTTTCTTGGAGATGAAACTTAGTGGTATTTTGCCGGATGTAGTTGTTTACAGCTCTCTGATACATGGTTTGTGTAGCATCGGACAGTGCAAGGAAGCCACTGTTCTGCTTAATGAGATGGTAGATAAGAGAATCTCGCCTAACACAATTACATTTAATTCGTTGATAGAAGTTCTTTGCCGAGAGGGAAAGTTGAAAGAAGCAGAAAATGTGCTCAAAGTAATGATTGATAGAGGTGTTGAACCTGACAGTTATACGTATAACACGATAATGTGTGGCCTGTGTTTCGCTGGCCAGATTGATGAGGCAAGGGAACTGCTCGTGCAAATGGTGAGTAAGGGTTGCCTAATTGATGCAGTCAGCTACAATGTGCTGATCAATGGGTATTTCAATCAGGGAAGTACAGAAGAAGCCATATGTATGTACAAGGAGatgattgatgaaggaattaaGCCAACAGTTGTCACCTTTAATACACTAATGAAGGGTTTTTCCAGAAAG GGGATATTGAAGCTGCATGGGACTTATTCCACAGGTTACAGAAGGATGGGTTAG